The genomic DNA GTGGATCGGACCACACCGGAACGTGATGAGCAAATTGACGGGGCAGGTGAAGCGCTGCTGGGTCTTCCATAAAAACTAGGCCACCCACGCCACACCCACGAAAAGCCCTCTGGAGTCATCCAGAGGGCTTTTGTCTGTCATAGGCTTTTTTACGCGCACGCACGCGCAGGCGCACGAGGCTTGCGGGCGAAAATTCCCAGAGCAAAGAGCATCACGGAAAAGTGTAATATTTGTAATTGAGGTCGGCAAAAAGCCCGCAAAGCTATGAGTGGCAACGGTTCCCGGAGATTATGAAAATGTAATAAAAGTGTAATATTTTTGTAATATTATTACACTTTGTGAGTTACATTTTCCAAAAAATCAACATATTGAAATTACTGAATATTACATTTCATATTACATTTGTTTACAGAAATATTACATTTGACTCCTGCCCTGAAACCTATGCACCATGCGGGCTAGCGGGGATTTTGAGCAGTCAATTACAAATATTACACTCTTCCGTGATGACCTCCCGGCTAGAGAAAAAAGGAGAACCTCCATGAAAGCTGGCGACTACATCCTTATTTGTGGGAAACCTAAAAGGATTCTAAGGGCTAACGACAGATTCATTGTCGTTGATGGCGGTCTTCGGCTGACGCTGGCCGAGGCGGAACGATTCAAGCGCAGCTCCGCCCCCTCGCCGGAACCAGGCCCCGGCCAAGGCGACAAAGGCAGGCCCGCCAGGCAACTGGCTCTGCTCTGACTTTGGGCACACGGATAATTACAAATATTTCATGGGCATCCATCTGGCATGAGTGAGCACCCTCTCACACGTCATGCGCATTTTTTGACGCGCGGGCACACTCATAATCCATACAGGAGAAAGCTCATGCTCGAACAGAAACAGACGACTCTTGACGAAGCCCTGAACAAACTCTCCCTGGTGGCCGAGAGCCTCATCCACCTCGGCCAGGCCGAAGCCAGCCCGCTGGGCTCCCTGCTCCAGCTCCTGGGCCACAACATCAACGACTGCGTTGCTGCGCTCGATGCCCAGGAGTCGGAACGATAGAAGAAAGCCCCGGCAGCGTGTGTGCTGCCGGGGCTCGGATTATGAGTTGTTCCTTTCTGCCTAAATCCCGCACGCGCCTGATGCCACATGCTTCCCGGCCATGGCCAGGAATTCGGACCTGTCCATGTCATACTTGGCTGCGGCCTGATCAATTATAGCCAGGTCAGACTCGGTGAAGCTGACGTTCTTACGGATGCGCTTCACCTTTTCAGGGGTGACCACCAGCGTCACGGAGTGAAAGCCCTCCCTGCCCGACACCTCGCGGTGGATCGCCTTGAAGCCGCGCGGGGCCGGGATCGCGCCGCCGTCTTCCTTGCTGGCATCAAGCCACACGAACAAGGCGTCCTTCAACATTGCGTCCAGCATTTCCAGGCTGTCGGCCTGGGTGACGCATCCTTCCAGGTCCGGGAACTCGGCGTAATAGCCGCCCTCTTCGGCGGTAAAGATCGCTGCGTAATAAGTTGCCATATTGATCACTCCTTGGTTTCTCGTTTGCAGCGCCGTGCGGCGCTGCGGGTATATGCCTTGGGGCGGGGGGGCCTTAGCCCCTCCCCCCTAGCTTGACTCCGGTTGCTCTTTCGATGCTCTTCAGAGTCCCGATTTTGATTTCGCCTTTCGGGATGGTCACCTTCCCCGGCTTGTCCGGGTGCCGCATCACGGTGTGGCTTCCCTTTCCGCGCCGCTTCATGGTTTCCCATCCGGCCTTCGCCAATGTCTGTATAACTTCCCTGTCGTTCATGTGTATAATTTACCCACGGCGGCGTAGTGAGTCAAGTGTTTTGTGTGTAAAAAATACCCACAAAACAGTGTTTCACCAAGGCAACACGACGTGTGGTATCGGGCGAAAAATGGAGGAACTATGCCCGAAAGCAGAGCACGCGCAATTATGGTGGAGACCGGCTTGGCTGAAGAGGAATACTCGGACCTTTCCGAGTGGGAACTGTGGGAGGCTATCTGCAAGCTGCCCGGCAGTTTCAGACAGCAATTCTATGCCCCGGAGATATGCTTCACCGGCTTTGGGCGGGGCAAGGAAAAGGCCATGCTACAAGAGATAGCAAGGATGAACGGCTATATTGTCCGCAGTGATGTGACGAATGGTCTCACGTTTCTTTGTTGCGGCCCCGAACCTGGGCCAGCGAAGATTGAGAAAGCCGAGTTTCGAGGAGTTGAGATGATTTCCTTGGAAAGCTTCCTTGGCGCGGTTGGTATACCTATGCCCTGATGTTGCCAGTCATAAGGAATACAATGAATTCATCCTGGGTCATGGTATGAAATTCAAGCTCGGACAATCCATCACGAGCTGCGTTTGGTCGTTTGATAACGAATTCGACTTGCCCTGGGAAACGTGGGTAGTCAGCTTCAAGAATCCAGAACCACCGCCGAGCATTTGGCTTATACTTCAGTTCAACGGTGTATCCCTGTGACGTCAAGGATGCCTCCTGTTCTCTGGCGGCTTCCTTGTCACTTCTTTCCCACTTGCCAGAGACATGAATGGCCGGGGTAGCGGGCATTCCCTTCTTGACCTGGATTACAGCACGGATGGACTTTAACGCTTCACCCCACGGCTGATAGCCATTCGGGGTGTCATAGATGGTCACGCCTTCGTCGAAGCAAAAGGCGCTGCCTTGGGTCCATTGAAGCCCTTCATCAATTGTAGGCGTCTGGGCAATATCCAGCGGGCGGATGAACCGGGCGTCAACAAAATAGACCCAGCCGTCCGCAATCCCATGAATGAGGCCATCCTCGCCAACCGCCATTCCTCCCAGAAATGTCCTTTCGCGGTACTGCCTTTTGCTGAACCTCGGAGTCAGCCTCTCCAACAACGCTATATCCTTGCTTATCATATCCACCTCGTTTGACTCCCACGCTATATTGTTTTGCTTTCTGTCGCAACTTGACAACGGCTCTTCTCTGTGGCTTATTGCTTTTGGTGCTAAACACACCTAGGCGGCAGCCACGCCCGATAGCAGTGGTTTTTTTGCGCCCGACGGAGGGGGCAAATGGCATTGATCTTCATGCCGGGTGGTGGCCGAATACAAGACCCTTCGGGGGAATACGCCAGCAGCTCCTAGCTGTGTTTACCACCCGGCATTTTGCTTTTTGCGATGCCGAATTAAACACACTAGGAGTTTTCCCATGGCACAAGCCACCACCCTTTCCCCTGTCGAGGACATCCGCGATGTGGCCGGAACGCTGGCCCAGCTGTACGACCTGGCTCCCGAAGAATTCACGGCCCTGGACTACCTGGCCGGACAGTTGTTCGGAATTGCCGAAGCACTGGAAACGCGGGAGGCGGCGTCATGACTCCCGCAGACGCACGGCACCGGCTCTATCTCATTTCCTACGCGCTTGACGAACTGGGACTCGTGACAGAGGACGCCACAGAGACAACGCTATCCAGTACCTTGGGAATCCTGTCCAAGGCCATGGAGGATTGCATTGCTGTAATCCATCCCTTTGTCCCGGACCCTGTCAGACATGACGATTAATGAAAGCCCCGGCATTCGTGCCGGGGCTTTCTTGTTGACCAAGCCCTATTCGATTATATACGGTCAGCCTATCCCGTAGATGACCCCCACCCATCAGGAGATTGTCATGACAGAAAGACAGCCCCAAAATAACAAGGCCTGCTCAAAAGGCGATTCGCTTGGCTGCTACATAAAGACTCGTGACCAGATTCTGAAAGACATGGATAAGCAAGCGGAAAGATTTAAGACTCTTCACGATAAAGTGACGCGCAAAATAGCCCAGGGCGTTAGGCGGTACACTGATGACGCTCTATGATTTTCTGTACATCGATCTGGACAGAATGCAGTCCCTTTACGCCCAGCTCAACTCTGGGCTTCTTCATGCCATGGAGGCTCTTGCCAGCACGTCCGAAGAAAAAAGCAATAGCGGGCAACTCGGTGGAGACCCTGTGGGCAACCTGCGGCATGAGAACCGTTCCGCAGTATCGGAAGCGAGTACGCAACACATCTCGCCTCATGACATCATCCTCAGCGACGTGCTCGGAGGACTGCACGAGAAAGGGCTTATCAAGGACGAAGACGAAAACCTCAATGTCGGGAATTTCGTCGTACTGGAAGGGAAGGTCTCCTTTTTGAACTACGGCATAGGGAGAGAGTTTATTGACCTCATCCCCATCTTTGCCGGTTCATCGTCCCCTGATGTGTCTCACTTGCCCAAGAATGAGCGGAAGAAGGCCATCAGAGAACAATCAAAACACCAGGAAACCGGCGCTGCTCTAGTTTCTGCGATAGCCAAAATGCTCCCATGGGAAATCCAGATGGTGATGACCACGGGCAGACGCGAAGCCTGGGCCGTCATCGACAAGCAAAAGCTGCGTAACTCTGCGGCCGGGCTCGGGCTCATGTACGGCATGACGCTAACCGGGAAGTGGTCCGTTCTCGGCATTGTAGACCAACTCCACGACGAAAAGCCCCCACGCCCAACCGCTTTCACGGCGAATGATATGGCCTCTGGACTATGTGACGCGTCAATAGGCATCAAAGACTTGGTCGGCTGTCCTGACTCGGCCATCGGTTTGACTCCACTTCTCCTTTTCCGAAAGGTCGGATAAAGACGAAGCCCCGGCCTAGGCCGGGGCTTTCTCGTTCCTGTCGGCTAGAACCTGATGGGTTCAACCTCCTCGGCCTCCTGCCGAGGCCGTGGCGGCGGGGGGATGTACGCGCCCGGCGCGCCCCGCCTCTCGGAGAACAAACTCGCCTGCTCCTGGGGCGGCGTCGTGCGGATCTGCGCGCGCAGCTCGTCGGGCAGGTTGTGGGCCGATGGGCTCAAGGTGTGGCTGAACTCCACGTTGACCACAAAGGTGTGGCCGCACTCCGGGTCGCGGCAGGCGCAATATGCCTGCTTGAAACGGAGGTCGATCTCGTTGGAGCTGGTGATGGTGGCCAGCCGGCCGCAGGCCGGGCAACGCACACGGAAGGCCATGGTGTTCTCCTGTGGGGTTTCGCTACATTGGGGAGCTTTCAGAACCAGTGTCAAACGTGACCCAGTCCCTGGGCAGCAAGACCTCGTTGATGGATTCCATCAGCAGCTCCTGCACGGGTTTGACCTCGTTGCGCTGATAGACCTCGTCTATCTTGGTGATGTCGCCGAAGCCGCCGGTGTTCTGCGGGATGAGGCAGGCCATGGCCGGGGGGATGCGGTGCGCGGCGATGATGTCATCGCGCGACAGGTTCTTGATCTTCTCCAGCTCGTCCTTGGTGGAGAAGTCGCCCACCGGGATGATCTGGATCTCCTTCTCCTTGCCGTTTGGTATGTGGATGAACATCGAGCGGAAGTTGCCGATGCCCTTGGTCCCCTGGATTCGCTCCTTGATGGCGGTCTGGGTCTCGGGGTCCAGCTGGCCCCCGGCATAGAAGATGTACCCCATGTGCGCCCCGTTCTTGTAATACTTGCGCCGGAACAACGTCGCGTCCTCATTGAGAAGCATGGACTGGATCGCGCCGAGGTATCCGGGCAGCCCGTATATCTCCTGGCACACGTCGTAGTTTTTGACGTGCAGGACCTCGTCGGGCTCGAAGGTGACGACCTTGCCGGTCTCGAGCAGCAGGCAGTACACGCCGGTCGCTTTTGCCCGGCGCATGTTGATGCTCGGCAGCTGGCGCAGGCCGACCACCTCGCCGAAATGATTGCGCACCTTGAGGAAGAAGGCGTTGTAGAAGACATGGAAGTCGGTGCAGCCCGCGTGCATGGTCCGGCGCGACACCGCGCGCGACGCCTTGAACCCGCGCATGACCTGGTTGACTTTGAACTCTATGGCCGGACCGTGGTAGGCATTGGCCCGCAGCAGCCGGGCCAGCCCCTTGAAGGGCACGGGCGGGGCATAGTATGTGCCGTTGTCCGTCAGCCAGGTGCCGAGGTAGTCGTAGATGATCCCGCTCAAAACCGGCTCGGGATCGCCGAAGGTAAACAGCAGCGGTTCGCTCATGAGGGCTCCTTACTTGCCGAAGGCCACCACGGCCTTGCGTTGATGTTGTGAGTTCAGCGGCTCGTTGGCCAGGGCGTGCATGATGGCCCAGGCGACATCCGCGTGGCCGGTGGCCTCTGTCCGCCCGGCGGAATAGGTGATCATGCCGTTGCCGGTGGTGCCCTGGCGGATGGTCAGGAAGGCGTGGGCGATGTCGGTCAGGCTGGCGTCCCACTGAATGCGGCCGGACTCGATGACGTCCTTGGCCTTGAGCACCAGGGTGGTTTTGGTCTGCACCCCGTAGGTGATGGGCATGGCCGCGGGGAAGAACGCCTGCACACTCTCGAAGACGCCGATGCCCGGGCCGGTGACATCGATGCCGATGTGAACGAAGTTGAACTGCTGGGTCAGTTCCTTGATGCGCTGCGCCTGCCAGGTGTAGGACTTGTCCACCCACTTGTACCGGGCCAGCACGCGGAACATGCCGCCGGGCTGCAGCGGCGGGGCCAGGATCACGAAGGAGGCGTCGTCGCGGTTGCGGCTCGGATCATACCCGCCCCAGACCGGCAGGTTGCCAAAGGGCCTGGCCGCGTCGGGGTTGAAATCCGTCCACTCGTCCATGTCGCCGTAGCACGCCTCCAGATTGTGGAGCCGGAACACGGCCTGCAGATCGTCCACGAACTCGCACATGAACAGGTTGCGGAATTCGTCCGTGCTGTACTGCAGATTGAGATCTTCGAAGTCGAAGAGGTCACAGCCTCCGGCCTCGGCATCCTTGATGGTGATGACCTTGCGCCACACCTTGTCGGGACAGACCACGCCGCGCTGCATGGCCTCGAAGGACGGGAACTCCTTGCGCTTGGCCTGGCGCGACCACCGCTTGTTGAATCGGTCGCCCGTCCACAGGTCGTAGGCTTCATGCGTGACCGCCGAGGGGGTGGAGAACAGGGTGATCCGCCACTTCTTGTGCGCGGCCATGGCCGAGGCGACCTTGTAGAGCTCGTTGAACTTGGTGATCCAGAAATACTCATCGATGTAGACATGGCCGTGGTAGCTCTGGGCCGACTTCGAGTTGTTGGAGAGGAAGTAGAGCGTGGCCTGGCCGTGTGCCGTGTGCAGCACGATCTCGTCCTTGCCCTTGAGCTCGATGTCGAACTTCTCCTTGACGATGGCCACAATGTAGGCGCGGAAGACATCGGCCTGGCGGCGGGTGGCCGAGAGGAATATCTGATTGTCACCGGACAGGCAGGCGTCCTCGAACGCCTCCTGGGCAAAGTACCAGGTGGCACCTATCTGCCGACTCTTGAGGATGTTCCTGACCCGGTGGGTCTCCTTGGCCTGGCGCAGCTCGTGCTGGTATTCATAGAACCGGCCGTGGAACTTCTCCCGAAAGTCGCTCTCGGTCAGGTGCGAGACATCGTTCTTGATGATCTTGCCGCGCTTCTTCTTGGGCCTGCGCGTGCGCCCTCCCACCACGGGCCGCCCCTCGTCGCGCGCCTCGTTGGCGGCCTCGATCTCGCGCACCTGCATCTCGCGCAGCCGCACCATGTGGTCCAGCAGGCGGTCCATCTCCTTCAGATCGCCATCGGCCTTGCCGTCGCGGCCGACCAGGAGGGTGTAGCGCCTGGCGACGCAATCCAGGGCGGACTCGCCACCGAGCATGTCGTCCCATTGACCGGCTGATCTCCATTGATATACCGTCCGCTTGGGGACGGCCAGCGTTGCGGCAATCTCCGGTACCTTGTGTTTTTTCAAATACAAGGATTTTGCTGCCTGTATTACCTCGTCAGTATGCTGCTGCATGCAGTATCAATACATGCCTCTTTATCTCGATGCGCCCCGGTTGATTCCGATTATGCCATAATCGGAATCCGCTTTGTTGCGTCACTGTTTTTTGCTGGCGTAGTCTTGCGCCATGCCTGCCACATTCATCACCGACTGGAAGAAGATAGGACAGTCCGGCCCGACCATCGACGGCCGGAACATCGAGCCGCAGTGGCTCATCGATGCCGCCGAATCCTATGATCAGGCCACGTACACCGCCGTGATCTGGGTCGACCATTTCCGCTTCTACGGGAACATGGGCAAGGTGGTGGAGCTGAAGACCGAGCGCGAAGGCGACATCGTCAGCCTGTATGCCCGGCTGCAGCCCAACGACCATCTGCTCACATGGAACAAGGAGCAACAGAAGCTCTATACCTCCATGGAGTTGACCCCCGATTTTGCCGGGAGCGGCAAGTGCTACCTGTCCGGCTTGGCCGTGACCGACCAGCCCGCCAGCCTCGGCACCCACGAGTTGCATTTCAACTCCCGCCTGCAGACCCCCGAGAGCTTTGTCCTGTGCGGTGTCGAGCTCGACTCCCTGCGCGATCTGGACGGGGATGCCGCTCTCCCCCAGTGGCTGACCTCGTTGCTCGGGGCTCTGGGCATCAACTCCCCCCACAGCAAGGGGGCAACCTCAACGGAAGAGGAAACCATGACCGAAGAGCAGATCAAGCAGTTCGCGGAACTCGTCGGCGAGCGCGTCGGCAAGAAAATCGACGAGATGCACGCGCAGCTCGCCGAGCATTTTTCGGCCCCCACGGATGAGCCCGCGCCCGCCCCGGCAAAGGACGACAGCACAGCCACCGGCCCCATCGACTTCACCGCGAGCCTCGCCGAGGCCGTCAAGCCGCTGGCCGACAAGCTCGATGCGCTGTCCGCCCGGTTCGAGCAGGCCCGCCCGGGCCCCGCCGTGCCCGAAACGACCAACCCCGCCGGCGAAGCGGGCCTCGTCTAGGAGATCGCGAAATGAAACCTTTCACTGAGCTCAAGTTTTCCGAACTCTGCGCCGCTCTGGCCGAGGGCTACGGCGTCGAAACGGCCAAGGTGACCCAGGGCTTCACGGTCGCCCCGACCGTCGAGCAGCGCCTGCAGGACGCCATCACCGAGCAGTCGGAGTTCCTGCCGCTGATCAACGTCATCACCGTGTCGGAGCTGGTCGGCCAGAACGTCCTGGGCAGCGCGTCCGGGCCTGTTTCCGGCCGCACCGACACCAAGGTCGACGGCAACGAACGGACCCCGCGCGATGTTTTGGGCCTGGGCAGCTTCCCTTACCAGCTCTACCAGACCAACAGCGACGTCTACATCCGCTACGACACGCTCGACGCCTGGGCCAAGTTCAAGGACTTCGCCGAGCGCTACACGCGCTACGTGCAGGAGCGGATCGCCAACGACCGCGAAATGGCCGGCTGGTACGGCGTCGATGCCGCGGCCGATACCGACATGACCGCCAACCCCCTGCTGCAGGACGTCAACAAGGGTTGGCTGCAGTACATGCGCGCGCACCTCCCCGCCAACATCCTGATCGAGGGCGCGACCACCGGTGAAATCCGCATCGGGACCACTGGCGACTTCGCCAACCTCGACCACGCCGTGTCCGACCTGCTCCAGGGCATCCCCCGCTACCTGCGCAAGGGGCTCATCACCCTGGTGGGCGACGAGCTCATCTCCCACGAGCACGCCGGGCTCTACAAGGCCATCGGCAACACCCCCTCGGAGAAGGTCCTGGCGACCCAGTCCCTGTCCCTGCTGGGCGGCCTGCCCTGGATGACCCCGAGCAACTTCCCCGGCCGCGGCCTGGTGATCACCCCGCTCAAGAACCTGTCCATCTACGTGCAGGAAGAGTCGTGGCGCCGCAAGGTCGAGGACAACCCGAAGAAGGATCGCATCGAGGACTACAACTCCCGCAACGAAGGCTACGTGGTGGAAGTGCCCGAGCAGCTCGTCGGCGTCGAGTTCGACAACGTCAAGATCAGCCGCGACGGCGGCACGACCTGGGAATAGCCTCCCCGACCTTTGAGAGGGGTGGCGGTCCTGCCGCCACCCCTCGTCGCAAAACTCCAACCCATGGAGGAGCCCATGAGCCTGATGAGACACTGGCAGAAAACATTCAAAGACGCGGGCGCAACCTCGGATACCCCCAAACGGGTTCTGGTGGTCGGAGGGACGATCAACCAGCAGCAGCTGCTGGCCCTGATCGGCGCATCCCTGTCCGAGGACATGAAGGCGCTTGGCGAAATCAAATCCGTGGAGGCCAAGGCCGACCTTAAGGGGGCGCTGATCCCCAAGTACGCCGACTACGTCGCCCGGCTGCGTGCCGAGGACTGGCAGCACGAGCTGCTGACCACCTACATGATCTGGCTGTTCGACATCGGACGCATCGAGGCCGCCCTCGAACTCGGCCTGTACTGCGTGCGCAAGGACATCCCCATGCCCGAGCGGTTCACGCGCGAGACATACGTGGTCGTGGCCGACAGCGTGCTGGAATGGGCCGTGGCCGAGTTCGAGGCGGACCGCAGCCCGGAACCTTTCTTCTCCACCGTCTTCGGATTCGTGGACGGCATGAACAGCGCCTCGCCCTGGGACCTGCCCGACAAGCTGCGGGCCAAGTTCTACCGGCTGGCCGGGCTCCTCGAGGACAAGGCCGGACGGCTGGAAGCCGCCGAGGCGTGCCTGATCCAGGCAGCCGCCCTGGGTGCCCAGGTCAAGACCAAGCTCGGCGCGGTGCAGAAGTCCCTGGACGAGAAAACCAACTAGCTCCTCCATACGCCGCTTCCCCCAAGGCCCGCCCGGGCAACAGCCTGGAGGCGGGCCGAAGGGGGAAGCCAAAAAGGATAGACCATGAGTTTTTCCGGCAACGACACGCAGACATCGCCCACCGTGGTCAGCAATGCCCCGTGGTGGCCGTCGCTGTCCGTTGCCGACTTCCAGACCCGCTACCGGCTCCCGCGGGAGTATGCCGAGAGCGTGCTGGTCGACGGGCTGCAGATCGGCATGATCTGGGCCAACATGGCGCTGGCGTCCTGGCAGGCCAAGCAAGATGCCGCGGGGCATGAGTCCCTGTCGGTTGTCCCCTGCGTGGAGATCGGAGGCGAACCGTCCCTGGTCATCAGCTACCGCAGGGCGGTGATGAGCTATGCCAAGGCGTACCTGATGCAGCAGTTCCCGACCATCAACCGCCGGGAGGCTGCCAACAACGAAGCCAGGGAAAGCGAGGCGACCGAGGACAAGTTCCGCGAGTACGCCAGCCAGGCTCTTGCCCAAGTCCTCGGCGTGCCGAGCATAGCCGTGGAGTTGATATGAGGAAGCTGCAGGCGCTGACCAAGGCTCTGCAGACGGCAGGGGCCGCGTCCGACGCGACGCATGCCTTTGCCGACCGGGGCGTGCTCATGCCCACGGGCCGGGATCTGGGCCACGGCATCGAGATCGGCCGGTTCAAATACGACGCCGTGATCCAGCTGGAGCGATACCCGGACGACGCATACGCGCTGCTGGCCTTTGTCACGGCCTGGCTGCAGGAGCACGACCCCGACCGTGAAGCCTACGGGCTCGCTGACCCGGACGTGGACGTGTCACTCAACGACGACAGGACCGCCGATGTCGAGCTGTCCGTGGAGTTCGAGGAAGCGCTGGAGCTGGTGCCCGACGAGTCCGGCCCCATCGAATTCAACGGCCAGCGATGGAGGGTCGCCGAGGTGCCCATAGACGTTGCCGATGCGCTGGAATCCATGGAGGGACGCGCCGATGCCGGGTAGCGCCATGCGCATGGACACAGACAAGGCCGGACGGCTGCGGCTGGGCGAGCAGCTCGGCGTTCTGTCCATGAGCCGCAAGGAGCGGACCGCCATCGCCTTGGAAATAGGTGCCCAGATTCGCAAGCTCTCCAAACAGAACATAGCCTCCCGGCGGACCGTAGACGGCAAGACTATGGAGCAGAGGAAACAGAGCCGCCGCGAGGGGAAAAACAACAGGCTGATGCTTCGCGGGCTGCGAAGGCTCATGGGCCTGAAGAAGGGCCGCGACGGGCAGGCCGATGTCACCTGGAAAAACCCTATCACTGCCGAGATTGCCTACAGACATCAGCACGGCGGTGTCGAACAAAGCGGCAGCATCAAGGCTCGACGGGAAGAGAGCTATGTGAAGCGCAAGGCTCCTTGCCCCAGGTGGCTGGCAAAGGAACTGAAACGCCTGGGATGGCAACAGGAGATCGTAATCCGCAACAAGCAGGGGCAGGCGGTGAAGACCATCCGCAAGCGCAGGCCGCTCAAATGGATAACGAGTAATATGACGCGCGGTGAGGCGTCAGTGGCCCTGTACCTGCTGGAGAACCGATCTCCCAAGGAGAAGTGGGAGATAAGGACCCCGGCCCGTCCCTTCCTAGGCCCCAAGCCGGGAACCGAAAACAAATTTCTGAACAACCTGGCGCGTGAAGCCGTGGCCAAGATCAAAAACCGTTAAACCAGGAGTCCGCATATGTCGCTGGGCACAGTACAGGTCAACAAACTCAATTTGCTGCAGGGGGAGCTGGCGGACGTCGAGCGCTACTTCCTGTTCATCGGCCTCGGCGCTGGCACCAACGAGGGCAAGCTGCTGACGGTCAACACCGACACGGATCTCGACGACGTCCTGGGCGCGGCCGCCAGCAACCTGAAGACACAGGTGCAGGCAGCCAAGGTCAACGCGGGGCAGAACTGGTTCGCGGCCGTGCTGCCCCTGGCCGAAGGCGCGGCCTGGGCAGATGCCGTGGACTACGCCATGGAACGGACCTCGGTCGAGGCCATCGTCATCACCGACCCCGTCACCGCCGCCGCGGAGATCGAGGCGATGCAGGCCAAGGCGGAGGAGATCATGGGCCAGTACATGCGCCCGGTGATCTTCATCCCCACCTGCGCGCCCATCGACCCGGCCACCGAGGACTGGAGCGCCTTCACCGCTGACCGCAACGCCCTCCTGACCGGCCTGGCCTGCGACCAGGTCAACCCCGTGGCCTCCATCTGGCCCGACGACCAGGGCGCCTATTGCGGCCGCCTGTGCGATGCCGCCGTGACCATCGCCGACACCCCCATGCGCGTCATCACCGGCCCGGTGGTGGGCATCCGCTCGGCCAGGCCGGTGGACTCCGCCGACCGCGAGGTGGACATGTCCGTGCTCAAGGCCATGGACGCCGCCCGCTGGACCGTGCCGCAGTGGTATCCCGACTATCCCGGCGTCTACTACGGCGATGGCAACGTGCTGGACGTGCCCGGCGGCGACTACCAGGTCATCGAGT from Pseudodesulfovibrio aespoeensis Aspo-2 includes the following:
- a CDS encoding phage terminase small subunit, with the translated sequence MSLMRHWQKTFKDAGATSDTPKRVLVVGGTINQQQLLALIGASLSEDMKALGEIKSVEAKADLKGALIPKYADYVARLRAEDWQHELLTTYMIWLFDIGRIEAALELGLYCVRKDIPMPERFTRETYVVVADSVLEWAVAEFEADRSPEPFFSTVFGFVDGMNSASPWDLPDKLRAKFYRLAGLLEDKAGRLEAAEACLIQAAALGAQVKTKLGAVQKSLDEKTN
- a CDS encoding phage tail protein, which produces MRKLQALTKALQTAGAASDATHAFADRGVLMPTGRDLGHGIEIGRFKYDAVIQLERYPDDAYALLAFVTAWLQEHDPDREAYGLADPDVDVSLNDDRTADVELSVEFEEALELVPDESGPIEFNGQRWRVAEVPIDVADALESMEGRADAG
- a CDS encoding DUF2586 domain-containing protein codes for the protein MSLGTVQVNKLNLLQGELADVERYFLFIGLGAGTNEGKLLTVNTDTDLDDVLGAAASNLKTQVQAAKVNAGQNWFAAVLPLAEGAAWADAVDYAMERTSVEAIVITDPVTAAAEIEAMQAKAEEIMGQYMRPVIFIPTCAPIDPATEDWSAFTADRNALLTGLACDQVNPVASIWPDDQGAYCGRLCDAAVTIADTPMRVITGPVVGIRSARPVDSADREVDMSVLKAMDAARWTVPQWYPDYPGVYYGDGNVLDVPGGDYQVIEYLRVVHKAMRKVYPLAVAKIGDRKLNSTPASIAYHASYFMRPLREMSRSVEILGVTFPGEVEPPKDGDISITWTTKTKVQIYMVVRPYNCPKEITCNIMLDLSNHTE
- a CDS encoding head completion/stabilization protein → MSFSGNDTQTSPTVVSNAPWWPSLSVADFQTRYRLPREYAESVLVDGLQIGMIWANMALASWQAKQDAAGHESLSVVPCVEIGGEPSLVISYRRAVMSYAKAYLMQQFPTINRREAANNEARESEATEDKFREYASQALAQVLGVPSIAVELI
- a CDS encoding phage virion morphogenesis protein, with protein sequence MDTDKAGRLRLGEQLGVLSMSRKERTAIALEIGAQIRKLSKQNIASRRTVDGKTMEQRKQSRREGKNNRLMLRGLRRLMGLKKGRDGQADVTWKNPITAEIAYRHQHGGVEQSGSIKARREESYVKRKAPCPRWLAKELKRLGWQQEIVIRNKQGQAVKTIRKRRPLKWITSNMTRGEASVALYLLENRSPKEKWEIRTPARPFLGPKPGTENKFLNNLAREAVAKIKNR